One genomic window of Polynucleobacter sp. HIN11 includes the following:
- the rplC gene encoding 50S ribosomal protein L3: MSLGLIGRKVGMTRLFTDEGEAIPVTVIDVSDNRVAQVKTQATDGYDAVQLAHGTRRASRVTKAMAGHFAKAGVMAGNALNEFHVDAEKLAEMKPGQVVGVDVFAAGQKVDVQGVTIGKGYAGTIKRYHFASGRASHGNSRSHNVPGSIGMAQDPGRVFPGKRMTGHLGDVTRTVQNLVIARIDAERNLIMVKGAIPGAPGGKVLVTPAVKAVAKK, translated from the coding sequence ATGAGCTTAGGCTTGATCGGCCGTAAGGTCGGCATGACCCGTCTGTTTACGGATGAAGGGGAAGCTATCCCTGTCACCGTGATTGATGTGAGCGATAACCGGGTTGCTCAAGTGAAAACCCAGGCAACGGATGGCTATGATGCTGTTCAGTTAGCTCACGGAACACGCCGCGCTAGCCGCGTAACCAAGGCGATGGCTGGACACTTTGCAAAAGCAGGTGTGATGGCTGGCAATGCCTTAAATGAATTCCATGTTGATGCTGAAAAATTGGCCGAGATGAAGCCTGGTCAAGTCGTTGGCGTTGATGTTTTTGCTGCCGGTCAAAAGGTGGATGTGCAAGGTGTAACGATTGGTAAGGGTTACGCTGGAACGATTAAGCGCTACCACTTTGCGTCTGGTCGCGCGAGTCATGGTAACTCCCGTTCACACAATGTTCCAGGCTCTATTGGTATGGCGCAAGATCCAGGCCGTGTTTTTCCTGGTAAGCGCATGACCGGTCATTTGGGTGATGTAACTCGTACCGTTCAAAATCTGGTGATTGCTCGCATTGATGCGGAGCGCAATCTCATTATGGTCAAGGGCGCTATTCCCGGCGCTCCTGGTGGAAAAGTACTTGTTACTCCAGCTGTTAAAGCTGTAGCTAAGAAATAA
- the rplB gene encoding 50S ribosomal protein L2 encodes MPLMKTKPTSPGRRSMVKVVNPDLHKGKPFAGLVEPQFQKAGRNNNGHITTRHKGGGHKHHYRVVDFKRNDKDGIAAKVERLEYDPNRSANIALLVFADGERRYIIASKGMTVGQQVMNGAEAPIKAGNNLPIRNIPIGSTIHCVEMLPGKGAQIARSAGSSAVLLAREGVYGQVRLRSGEVRRILIDCRATIGEVGNEEHSLRQIGKAGATRWRGIRPTVRGVAMNPIDHPHGGGEGRTGEGRVPVSPWGTPTKGYRTRRNKRTTTMIVQRRQKR; translated from the coding sequence ATGCCGCTCATGAAAACTAAACCGACCTCACCAGGTCGTCGTTCAATGGTCAAGGTGGTTAATCCTGATCTGCATAAAGGCAAACCTTTTGCAGGATTGGTTGAGCCACAGTTCCAAAAAGCTGGTCGTAACAATAATGGTCACATTACGACACGTCACAAGGGAGGTGGTCATAAGCATCACTACCGCGTGGTTGACTTCAAGCGCAACGATAAAGATGGCATTGCCGCTAAGGTTGAGCGCCTAGAATACGATCCAAATCGTAGTGCAAATATTGCCCTTCTCGTTTTTGCTGATGGTGAACGTCGCTACATCATTGCTTCTAAGGGAATGACAGTTGGACAGCAAGTGATGAATGGTGCCGAGGCTCCCATCAAAGCAGGAAATAATTTACCGATTCGCAATATTCCAATTGGCAGCACGATCCATTGTGTTGAGATGTTGCCTGGAAAGGGTGCGCAGATCGCTCGCTCTGCTGGTAGCTCAGCAGTATTGTTGGCCCGCGAAGGTGTGTATGGCCAGGTTCGTTTGCGCTCGGGTGAGGTACGTCGTATTTTGATCGATTGCCGTGCCACCATTGGCGAAGTTGGCAATGAAGAGCATAGCTTGCGTCAGATTGGTAAAGCAGGTGCAACCCGTTGGCGCGGTATTCGTCCAACAGTTCGCGGTGTAGCCATGAACCCAATCGACCACCCACATGGTGGTGGCGAAGGACGAACTGGCGAGGGCCGTGTGCCTGTCTCTCCATGGGGAACCCCAACGAAGGGCTATCGTACCCGTCGCAATAAACGTACAACGACCATGATTGTTCAGCGTCGTCAAAAGCGTTAA
- the rpsH gene encoding 30S ribosomal protein S8 encodes MSISDPIADMLTRIRNAQAVQKTLVTMPSSKLKVAIAKVLKDEGYIDSFEITGEAAKPVLKIDLKYYAGRPVIERIERVSTPSLRIYKGRHDIPEVMNGLGVAIISTPQGLMTDRKARASGVGGEVICYVA; translated from the coding sequence ATGAGTATTAGTGATCCAATCGCCGATATGTTGACCAGAATTCGCAACGCGCAAGCGGTGCAGAAAACTTTGGTTACCATGCCGTCGTCAAAATTAAAAGTAGCGATTGCCAAGGTCTTGAAAGACGAAGGCTATATCGATAGTTTTGAAATCACCGGTGAAGCAGCTAAGCCAGTATTGAAGATTGATCTGAAATACTACGCTGGCCGTCCTGTGATTGAACGAATTGAGCGAGTTTCAACCCCTAGCTTGCGTATCTACAAAGGACGCCATGACATTCCTGAGGTCATGAATGGCTTGGGCGTTGCCATTATTTCAACACCGCAAGGTTTGATGACCGATCGCAAAGCGCGCGCATCTGGCGTTGGCGGTGAAGTCATTTGCTACGTGGCTTAA
- the rpsN gene encoding 30S ribosomal protein S14 yields MAKLSLIEREKKRAKLVAKFTHKRAELKSIINDTSRSDEERYEARLKLQSLPRNASPIRQRNRCSLTGRPRGTFRKFGLARGKIREIAFRGEIPGLTKASW; encoded by the coding sequence GTGGCAAAACTATCTTTAATTGAGCGTGAGAAAAAACGCGCTAAGTTGGTTGCAAAATTCACGCATAAGCGCGCTGAGCTCAAGTCGATCATTAACGACACAAGCCGCAGTGACGAGGAGCGTTATGAGGCCCGTTTGAAGCTGCAGTCATTGCCGCGCAATGCGAGCCCTATTCGCCAACGTAATCGTTGTTCATTAACCGGTCGTCCACGTGGCACCTTCCGCAAATTTGGTTTGGCGCGCGGCAAGATCCGTGAGATTGCTTTCCGTGGCGAGATCCCCGGTTTAACCAAGGCCAGCTGGTAA
- the rplR gene encoding 50S ribosomal protein L18: MNKNETRQRRARQTRIKIAELLAHRLTVIRSNCHISAQIYSPCGSKVVAAASTMEKDLRTSVKNGGNSQAAQAIGKLIAERAKRAGVEAVAFDRAGHRYHGRIKALAEAAREAGLKF; this comes from the coding sequence ATGAATAAAAACGAAACAAGACAACGACGTGCGCGTCAAACCCGTATCAAGATTGCTGAGTTATTGGCTCATCGCTTGACAGTGATTCGAAGCAATTGCCACATCTCTGCTCAGATCTATAGCCCATGCGGTAGCAAGGTGGTTGCCGCGGCCTCGACCATGGAAAAGGATTTGCGTACTTCGGTAAAAAATGGCGGCAATAGCCAAGCAGCACAAGCGATTGGCAAATTAATCGCCGAACGTGCAAAAAGGGCTGGCGTTGAGGCCGTCGCATTTGATCGTGCTGGACATCGTTATCACGGCCGTATTAAGGCCCTTGCTGAAGCTGCGCGTGAAGCCGGCTTGAAGTTCTAA
- the tuf gene encoding elongation factor Tu produces MAKEKFERTKPHVNVGTIGHVDHGKTTLTAAITTVLSKLFGGEAKAYDQIDAAPEEKARGITINTAHVEYETKNRHYAHVDCPGHADYVKNMITGAAQMDGAILVVSAADGPMPQTREHILLARQVGVPYIIVFMNKCDMVDDAELLELVEMEVRELLSKYEFPGDDTPIVKGSAKLALEGDKGELGEGAIMKLAEALDSYIPNPERAIDGAFLMPVEDVFSISGRGTVVTGRVERGIIKVGEEIEIVGIKPTLKTTCTGVEMFRKLLDQGQAGDNVGILLRGTKREEVERGQVLAKPGSITPHTHFTAEVYVLSKDEGGRHTPFFNNYRPQFYFRTTDVTGSIELPKDKEMVMPGDNVTITVKLIAPIAMEEGLRFAIREGGRTVGAGVVAKILA; encoded by the coding sequence ATGGCAAAAGAAAAATTTGAACGGACTAAACCCCATGTGAACGTTGGCACCATTGGTCACGTCGACCACGGTAAGACCACGCTAACCGCGGCAATCACCACCGTGCTCTCCAAGCTCTTTGGTGGCGAAGCAAAAGCCTACGATCAGATCGATGCGGCCCCTGAAGAGAAGGCCCGTGGTATTACGATTAATACCGCCCACGTCGAGTACGAGACCAAGAACCGTCACTACGCGCACGTCGATTGCCCAGGTCACGCCGACTATGTGAAGAACATGATTACTGGTGCTGCCCAGATGGACGGCGCTATTTTGGTGGTCTCGGCAGCCGATGGCCCCATGCCCCAAACCCGTGAGCACATCCTCTTGGCCCGCCAAGTAGGCGTGCCTTACATCATCGTGTTTATGAACAAATGCGATATGGTCGACGACGCTGAACTCTTAGAGCTCGTGGAGATGGAAGTGCGTGAGCTGCTCTCCAAGTATGAGTTCCCAGGCGACGATACCCCCATTGTCAAGGGCTCTGCCAAGCTCGCCTTAGAAGGCGACAAGGGTGAGTTGGGCGAAGGCGCCATCATGAAGCTTGCTGAAGCTTTAGATAGCTATATCCCCAATCCTGAGCGTGCGATTGATGGCGCATTCTTGATGCCAGTCGAAGACGTGTTCTCGATCTCTGGTCGTGGCACGGTGGTGACCGGTCGTGTTGAGCGCGGCATTATTAAAGTCGGTGAAGAGATTGAGATCGTCGGTATTAAGCCCACCCTCAAAACCACCTGCACTGGCGTAGAGATGTTCCGTAAACTGCTCGATCAAGGTCAAGCAGGTGATAACGTCGGTATCCTCTTGCGCGGCACCAAGCGCGAGGAAGTCGAGCGTGGCCAAGTATTAGCTAAGCCCGGCTCGATTACCCCCCACACCCACTTTACTGCTGAGGTTTATGTGTTGTCCAAAGATGAGGGCGGTCGTCACACCCCCTTCTTTAACAACTACCGCCCTCAGTTTTACTTCCGTACCACCGATGTCACCGGCTCAATTGAGTTGCCTAAGGACAAAGAGATGGTGATGCCTGGCGATAACGTCACCATCACCGTAAAGCTTATTGCCCCCATCGCGATGGAAGAGGGCTTGCGCTTTGCAATCCGTGAAGGCGGTCGTACCGTCGGTGCGGGTGTAGTTGCGAAGATTTTGGCTTAA
- the rpsJ gene encoding 30S ribosomal protein S10 — protein MQNQKIRIRLKAFDYRLIDQSAAEIVDTAKRTGAVVKGPIPLPTRIERFDLLRSPHVNKTSRDQMEIRTHLRLMDIVDPTEKTVDALMKLDLPAGVDVEIKLQ, from the coding sequence ATGCAAAACCAGAAAATTAGAATTCGTTTGAAAGCGTTTGATTATCGATTGATCGATCAATCTGCTGCTGAGATTGTAGATACTGCAAAGCGCACTGGCGCTGTTGTCAAGGGCCCAATTCCTTTGCCAACCCGTATTGAGCGTTTTGATTTGTTGCGCTCGCCCCATGTGAACAAGACTTCACGCGATCAAATGGAGATCCGCACCCATTTACGTTTGATGGACATTGTGGATCCAACTGAGAAAACGGTGGACGCCCTGATGAAGTTGGATTTGCCTGCCGGCGTGGATGTTGAAATCAAGTTGCAGTAA
- the rpsQ gene encoding 30S ribosomal protein S17: MTEISKPLRRTLVGRVVSDKMQKTVTVQVERQVKHPVIGKYVGKSKKYHAHDETNQYKMGDTVEITEGKPMAKTKAWVVTRLVEASKGI, encoded by the coding sequence ATGACAGAAATCTCCAAACCCTTGCGCCGCACCTTGGTTGGTCGTGTTGTTAGCGACAAAATGCAAAAAACTGTGACTGTTCAAGTTGAGCGCCAAGTGAAGCACCCTGTAATTGGTAAATACGTTGGTAAATCAAAAAAGTATCACGCACATGATGAGACCAATCAATACAAGATGGGCGACACCGTGGAAATTACGGAAGGCAAGCCAATGGCCAAAACAAAGGCCTGGGTGGTGACCCGCTTGGTTGAGGCCTCCAAGGGAATTTAA
- the rplE gene encoding 50S ribosomal protein L5 translates to MSTRLQEHYKNTVIANLMQQFGYKSVMEVPRITKITLNMGLGEAVSDKKVIEHAVGDLTKVAGQKPVVTKARKAIAGFKIRQGYPIGAMVTLRGTRMYEFLDRFITVSLPRVRDFRGISGKAFDGRGNYNIGVKEQIIFPEIEYDKIDALRGLNISITTTAKTDEEAKALLAAFKFPFRN, encoded by the coding sequence ATGAGCACCCGTTTACAAGAACATTACAAAAATACAGTCATTGCAAACTTGATGCAGCAGTTTGGCTATAAGTCTGTGATGGAAGTTCCACGCATTACCAAAATTACCCTTAATATGGGTTTAGGTGAAGCTGTCAGTGATAAAAAAGTGATTGAGCATGCTGTTGGTGATTTAACCAAAGTTGCTGGTCAAAAGCCCGTTGTTACCAAGGCACGCAAAGCGATTGCTGGATTTAAGATTCGTCAAGGCTATCCTATCGGTGCGATGGTAACGCTGCGCGGCACTCGCATGTATGAGTTCTTAGATCGTTTTATTACGGTTTCTTTGCCACGCGTGCGCGATTTCCGTGGAATCTCCGGTAAAGCGTTTGATGGCCGTGGCAACTACAACATTGGCGTTAAAGAACAAATTATTTTCCCTGAAATTGAGTACGACAAGATTGATGCATTACGTGGTCTCAATATCAGCATTACGACCACCGCTAAAACCGATGAGGAAGCCAAAGCATTGTTAGCGGCGTTTAAATTTCCATTTCGCAATTAA
- the rpsC gene encoding 30S ribosomal protein S3, with protein MGQKINPNGFRLSVSRNWTSRWYANSNDFANMLKEDVEVRNYLKKKLKNASVSKVLIERPAKNARITIFSSRPGVVIGKKGEDIEVLRKELQKRMGVPVHVNIEEIRKPEVDAQLIADSITQQLEKRIMFRRAMKRAMQSAMRLGAQGIKIMSSGRLNGAEIARREWYREGRVPLHTLKADIDYATSEAETTYGIIGVKVWVYKGDTLGRGADAQLTQNAAPEAPVAEEKKPRRAPAKTVRRAAGADVSAKPGEEKPAVKPTVKRVRKAAASTETKKAGE; from the coding sequence ATGGGCCAAAAAATTAATCCAAATGGATTTCGTCTATCGGTAAGCCGTAACTGGACATCCCGTTGGTATGCCAATAGCAATGATTTTGCCAACATGCTCAAAGAGGATGTTGAGGTTCGCAATTATTTGAAGAAGAAGCTGAAGAATGCTTCTGTTAGCAAGGTTTTAATTGAGCGCCCTGCTAAGAACGCACGAATTACCATTTTTAGTTCGCGTCCTGGCGTTGTAATTGGTAAGAAGGGTGAGGACATTGAAGTTCTCCGTAAAGAATTACAAAAGCGGATGGGCGTACCTGTTCATGTCAATATTGAAGAGATTCGCAAGCCCGAAGTGGATGCCCAGTTGATTGCAGACTCAATCACTCAACAGCTTGAAAAGCGCATTATGTTCCGTCGTGCCATGAAGCGTGCAATGCAAAGTGCAATGCGTCTTGGAGCTCAAGGCATCAAGATTATGTCCTCTGGCCGTTTGAACGGTGCTGAAATTGCGCGCCGCGAATGGTATCGCGAGGGTCGCGTTCCACTCCATACTTTGAAGGCGGATATTGATTACGCTACATCTGAGGCGGAAACAACTTATGGAATCATTGGCGTTAAAGTTTGGGTTTATAAGGGCGACACCTTAGGTCGTGGCGCAGACGCCCAATTGACCCAAAATGCGGCACCAGAAGCCCCAGTTGCTGAAGAGAAAAAACCACGTCGTGCACCAGCAAAGACTGTGCGACGTGCAGCCGGCGCTGATGTCTCAGCGAAGCCCGGTGAAGAGAAGCCAGCGGTGAAGCCCACTGTAAAGCGGGTTCGTAAAGCTGCAGCTAGCACAGAAACGAAGAAGGCAGGAGAGTAA
- the rplF gene encoding 50S ribosomal protein L6, whose protein sequence is MSRVGKSPITVPKGAEISIANALLTVKGPLGTLTHTLHPSVGLEHKDGVITVAIKDNSPEANALSGTTRALVNNMVVGVTQGFERKLSLVGVGYRAQAQGNSLKLQLGFSHEINYPLPTGVKAETPSQTEIIIKGANKQQVGQVAAEVRAYRSPEPYKGKGVRYVDEVVHLKETKKK, encoded by the coding sequence ATGTCTCGAGTTGGTAAATCTCCCATTACGGTGCCAAAAGGTGCTGAGATCAGTATTGCAAACGCGTTATTAACCGTGAAAGGCCCATTGGGGACTCTCACACATACCTTACATCCTAGTGTTGGCCTTGAGCATAAAGATGGTGTTATCACGGTTGCCATTAAAGATAATTCCCCAGAAGCTAATGCATTGTCTGGAACGACTCGTGCATTAGTTAACAACATGGTCGTTGGTGTGACCCAGGGATTTGAGCGCAAGCTGAGCCTTGTTGGAGTGGGCTATCGTGCACAGGCACAAGGCAATTCCTTGAAATTGCAATTGGGCTTTTCGCATGAAATCAACTATCCACTACCCACTGGCGTGAAAGCGGAAACCCCTTCGCAAACCGAAATCATTATTAAGGGTGCCAATAAGCAACAAGTTGGTCAAGTTGCTGCGGAAGTTCGTGCCTATCGTTCCCCAGAACCATATAAGGGTAAAGGCGTGCGCTATGTTGACGAAGTGGTTCACCTCAAAGAAACCAAGAAGAAGTAA
- the rplN gene encoding 50S ribosomal protein L14, with product MIQTESRLQVADNTGASEVLCIKVLGGSKRRYANIGDVIKVSVKAAAPRGRVKKGDIYNAVVVRTAKGVRRPDGSLIKFDENAAVLLNAKLEPIGTRIFGPVTRELRTERFMKIVSLAPEVI from the coding sequence ATGATTCAGACTGAAAGCAGGTTGCAAGTCGCCGATAACACTGGCGCGAGCGAAGTTTTGTGCATCAAGGTATTGGGCGGCTCAAAGCGCCGTTATGCCAATATTGGTGACGTGATTAAGGTTAGCGTGAAAGCTGCCGCTCCTCGTGGTCGTGTAAAAAAGGGTGACATTTACAACGCCGTGGTTGTTCGTACCGCAAAAGGCGTTCGCCGTCCCGACGGGTCCTTAATTAAATTTGATGAAAACGCCGCTGTTTTGCTAAATGCAAAGCTTGAGCCAATTGGCACCCGTATTTTTGGACCAGTTACGCGTGAGCTCCGTACAGAGCGTTTCATGAAAATCGTTTCGCTTGCCCCAGAAGTTATTTAA
- the rplW gene encoding 50S ribosomal protein L23, whose amino-acid sequence MSQTRKNDHRLMQILLGPIVSEKATMVAEKNEQVIFQVARDANKLDVKQAVELLFKVQVESVQIVNQKGKPKRFGRFEGRRDHAKKAYVNLKPGQEINFEAEAN is encoded by the coding sequence ATGAGCCAAACACGTAAAAACGATCATCGTCTCATGCAAATTTTGCTTGGACCCATTGTTTCTGAAAAAGCAACGATGGTAGCCGAAAAGAATGAGCAAGTGATTTTCCAAGTTGCGCGTGACGCAAACAAGCTTGATGTGAAGCAAGCCGTTGAATTGCTTTTCAAAGTTCAAGTCGAGTCTGTGCAAATCGTCAACCAAAAAGGTAAACCAAAGCGCTTTGGCCGATTTGAGGGTCGACGCGATCACGCTAAGAAGGCTTATGTCAATCTGAAGCCTGGCCAAGAAATTAACTTTGAAGCGGAGGCAAATTAA
- the rplP gene encoding 50S ribosomal protein L16 translates to MLQPKRRKYRKEQKGRNTGVATRGSSVAFGDFGLKAVGRGRLTARQIESARRAMTRHIKRGGRIWIRIFPDKPISQKPAEVRMGNGKGNPEYYVAEIQPGKVLYEMDGVDETLAREAFRLAASKLPIQTTFVIRQIGA, encoded by the coding sequence ATGCTGCAACCAAAGCGTCGCAAATATCGTAAAGAACAAAAGGGTCGCAACACCGGTGTTGCAACACGTGGCAGTTCGGTTGCCTTCGGAGACTTTGGATTGAAGGCGGTTGGCCGCGGTCGTTTAACGGCCCGTCAAATTGAATCTGCACGTCGCGCCATGACGCGTCATATTAAGCGTGGCGGACGAATTTGGATTCGTATTTTCCCAGACAAGCCCATTTCTCAAAAGCCTGCTGAAGTTCGTATGGGTAACGGAAAAGGTAACCCAGAATATTATGTAGCCGAGATTCAGCCAGGCAAAGTTTTGTATGAGATGGACGGTGTTGATGAAACTCTGGCAAGAGAGGCATTCCGTCTAGCCGCATCCAAGTTGCCTATTCAAACCACGTTTGTGATTCGTCAAATCGGCGCTTAA
- the rplD gene encoding 50S ribosomal protein L4 — protein MELKLLQDNGQLGAGVQASPEVFEREYNEALVHQIVVAYQANARSGNRAQKDREQVKHSTKKPWRQKGTGRARAGMSSSPLWRGGGRIFPNSPEENFSHKVNKKMYRAGMRSILSQLAREGRLNVVDQFNLDAPKTKLLAEKVKGMGLESVLIILDEVSENLYLASRNLHKVAVVEPQHADPLSLVQFQKVLVSKAAIAKMEELLK, from the coding sequence ATGGAACTGAAACTTCTCCAAGACAACGGCCAGCTAGGTGCTGGTGTACAAGCTTCACCCGAAGTATTTGAGCGTGAGTACAACGAAGCACTTGTTCATCAGATCGTAGTTGCTTATCAAGCAAATGCACGTAGTGGTAATCGCGCACAAAAAGATCGTGAGCAAGTAAAGCACAGCACAAAAAAACCATGGCGCCAAAAAGGTACCGGCCGTGCCCGTGCTGGTATGAGCTCTTCGCCATTGTGGCGTGGAGGCGGTCGGATATTCCCGAACTCTCCAGAAGAAAATTTTTCGCACAAGGTCAACAAGAAAATGTATCGCGCTGGTATGCGCTCGATCCTTTCTCAGTTGGCGCGCGAAGGTCGTTTAAATGTGGTCGACCAATTTAATTTGGATGCGCCCAAGACCAAGTTGTTGGCTGAGAAAGTCAAGGGTATGGGTCTTGAGTCGGTATTAATTATTTTGGATGAGGTTAGCGAGAATCTTTATCTTGCATCGCGCAATTTGCACAAAGTTGCTGTGGTTGAACCTCAGCATGCAGACCCCTTGTCATTAGTTCAGTTTCAAAAAGTATTGGTGAGCAAAGCAGCGATCGCCAAGATGGAGGAGTTGCTGAAATGA
- the rpmD gene encoding 50S ribosomal protein L30, whose translation MANTQSNSKVKLQLVRSLIGTRESHRATVRGLGLGRLNSVSELQDTPAVRGMINKVSYLVKVIG comes from the coding sequence ATGGCAAATACACAATCAAATTCAAAGGTCAAACTTCAGCTCGTGCGCAGCTTGATCGGTACGCGCGAGAGTCACCGTGCGACGGTTCGTGGTTTGGGCCTTGGTCGCCTCAACTCAGTTTCAGAGTTACAAGATACCCCGGCGGTCCGGGGAATGATTAATAAGGTTTCATACCTTGTGAAAGTGATCGGGTGA
- the rpsE gene encoding 30S ribosomal protein S5: MAKMQTKIQSEERDDGLREKMIAVNRVTKVVKGGRILGFAALTVVGDGDGRIGMGKGKSKEVPVAVQKAMDEARRKMIKVPLRKGTLQHSVIGQHGASRVLISPAKEGTGVIAGGPMRAIFDVMGVTNVVAKSIGSTNPYNMVRATLDGLSKMSTPAEIAAKRGKSVEEILG, encoded by the coding sequence ATGGCAAAAATGCAAACCAAAATTCAGTCAGAAGAGCGCGATGACGGTCTACGCGAGAAGATGATTGCTGTTAATCGCGTAACCAAAGTAGTGAAGGGCGGCCGTATTCTTGGCTTTGCTGCATTGACGGTCGTTGGTGATGGTGATGGACGAATTGGAATGGGCAAAGGTAAATCGAAGGAAGTTCCAGTTGCCGTTCAAAAAGCAATGGACGAAGCACGTCGCAAAATGATTAAGGTCCCTCTTCGTAAGGGCACATTGCAGCATTCTGTGATTGGTCAGCATGGCGCGTCGCGCGTTCTGATTTCTCCTGCAAAAGAAGGTACCGGCGTGATCGCGGGTGGTCCAATGCGCGCGATCTTTGATGTGATGGGCGTAACCAACGTAGTTGCTAAATCGATTGGTTCAACCAATCCTTACAACATGGTACGTGCCACTTTGGACGGTTTGAGCAAGATGAGTACGCCAGCAGAAATTGCTGCAAAGCGCGGAAAGTCGGTTGAAGAAATTTTGGGTTAA
- the rpmC gene encoding 50S ribosomal protein L29 has translation MKSKELQSKDLGALNQELSELLKTHFKLRMQKATQQLQNTSQLGQVKRDIARVKTFITQKTIQK, from the coding sequence ATGAAAAGCAAAGAACTGCAAAGTAAAGATTTAGGTGCTCTTAATCAAGAGCTATCTGAATTGCTAAAAACCCATTTCAAGCTGCGTATGCAAAAAGCAACTCAGCAACTCCAAAATACCAGTCAATTGGGACAGGTCAAGCGTGATATTGCTCGCGTTAAAACCTTTATCACCCAAAAGACTATTCAGAAATAA
- the rplX gene encoding 50S ribosomal protein L24 — MKKIRKGDSVIVITGRDKGKKGTVTGILENKFVVEGVNIYKKNVKPNPNDGTTGGTVDKTMPIAASNIALVDANGKPSRVGIKLVDGKKVRYLKTTGATLSA, encoded by the coding sequence ATGAAAAAGATTCGTAAAGGCGACTCCGTGATTGTTATTACTGGGCGTGATAAAGGTAAAAAAGGAACGGTCACCGGAATTCTTGAAAACAAATTTGTGGTTGAGGGCGTCAATATTTACAAAAAGAATGTAAAGCCCAATCCTAATGATGGAACTACTGGTGGAACTGTTGATAAGACGATGCCAATCGCTGCTTCTAATATTGCATTGGTTGATGCGAACGGCAAACCATCGCGTGTTGGCATTAAGTTAGTTGATGGCAAAAAAGTGCGTTACTTAAAAACCACTGGCGCGACGCTTAGCGCTTAA
- the rplV gene encoding 50S ribosomal protein L22, with translation MMEVKAIHRGARISAQKTRLVADQIRGLPISRAMNILNFSPKKAAFIMKKVVESAIANAEHNKGADIDELKVSAVIVDKATSLKRFTARAKGRGNRIEKQSCHISVTLSN, from the coding sequence ATGATGGAAGTTAAAGCTATTCACCGCGGCGCACGAATTTCTGCACAAAAAACACGTTTAGTGGCAGATCAAATTCGTGGCTTGCCGATTTCTCGTGCTATGAACATTTTGAATTTCAGCCCCAAAAAAGCTGCTTTCATCATGAAGAAGGTGGTTGAATCCGCCATCGCCAATGCCGAACACAATAAAGGTGCCGACATTGATGAGCTCAAAGTGTCCGCTGTGATTGTTGATAAAGCAACATCATTAAAGCGTTTTACTGCTCGGGCCAAGGGCCGCGGTAATCGTATCGAGAAACAAAGTTGTCACATTAGCGTGACCCTGAGTAATTAA
- the rpsS gene encoding 30S ribosomal protein S19 — protein MTRSAKKGPFCDASLVKKVETAQANKDKKPIKTWSRRSTILPDFIGLTIAVHNGKQHVPVYVSENMVGHKLGEFALTRTFKGHSADKKVVKK, from the coding sequence ATGACTCGTTCTGCGAAAAAAGGCCCTTTCTGCGATGCCAGCCTTGTGAAAAAGGTTGAGACTGCTCAGGCCAATAAAGATAAGAAGCCAATTAAGACATGGTCACGTCGTTCGACCATTCTTCCTGACTTCATTGGATTAACAATTGCTGTTCACAACGGTAAGCAGCACGTTCCAGTCTATGTTTCTGAAAACATGGTTGGACACAAGCTTGGTGAGTTTGCTTTGACGCGTACGTTCAAGGGACACTCTGCCGACAAGAAAGTAGTGAAGAAGTAA